From the Cyanobium sp. M30B3 genome, the window GAGAGCATGAAGCGGCTGGCGGTGCCCAAGTTGGGTGCCGTGTTCGAGGAGCTCGGCTTCACCTACATGGGGCCGGTGGACGGCCACGACATCGCCGGCATGATCCGGGTGTTCCACCAGGCCCACGAGCACGACGGCCCGGTGCTGGTGCACGTGGCCACCACCAAGGGCAAGGGCTACCCCTACGCCGAAGCCGACCAGGTGGGCTACCACGCCCAGAGCGCCTTCGATCTGGCCACCGGCAAGGCCTACCCCTCCAGCAAGCCCAAGCCCCCGAGCTACAGCAAGGTGTTCGGCCAGACCCTGGTGAAGCTGTGTGAGCAGGACCCCACGGTGGTGGGCATCACCGCCGCCATGGCCACCGGCACCGGCCTCGATCTGCTGGAGAAGGCCCTGCCCGATCAGTACTTCGACGTGGGAATCGCCGAGCAGCACGCCGTGACCATGGCGGCCGGCATGGCCTGTGAGGGTCTCAGACCCGTGTGCGCCATCTACAGCACCTTTCTGCAGCGGGCCTACGACCAACTGATTCACGACGTGGGCATCCAGAACCTGCCCGTGACCTTCGTGCTGGACCGGGCCGGCATCGTGGGGGCCGACGGGCCCACCCACCAGGGCCAGTACGACATCAGCTACCTGCGCTGCGTGCCCAACTTCACGGTGATGGCACCGAAGGACGAGGGCGAGCTGCAGCGCATGCTGGTCACCTCGATCCAGCACGACGGCCCCTGCGCCATCCGCATCCCCCGTGGTGAGGGCGAGGGCGTGCCGCTGATGGAGGAGGGCTGGCAGCCCCTGGAGATCGGCCGGGGTGAACTGCTCACCGATGGCGACGACCTGCTGATCGTGGCCTATGGCTCGATGGTGGTTCCGGCCCTGGCCACCGCCGGCCTGCTGCAGGAGCAGGGCGTGCGTGCCGCCGTGGTGAACGCCCGCTTCCTGCGGCCCCTCGATGAAACTCTGATCCTGCCCTTGGCGCGCCGGATCGGTCGCGTGGTCACGATGGAGGAGGGCTGCCTGGCCGGCGGGTTTGGTGCCGCCGTGGTGGAAACCCTCAACGACCACGACGTGCTGGTGCCCACCCTGCGCATCGGCATTCCCGATGTGCTCGTCGACCACGCCAGTCCCGCCCAGAGCAAGCAGGCCCTTGGGCTGACGCCCGCCCAGATGGCCGAACGCGTCCTGGAACGCTTCCCAGCCCGCCGGACGCTGCAGACCAGCCCCCAGCCACTCGGAGTCTGAACATCAGCCTTCTGGCTGACGTGCACTGGTCAGGAGTCTTCAGACGTCAGCTGTTCCCCATTGCCGCGTGGACAGGGGGAACAGCCCGCTGATGAGCGCCCGCTTCAGACCACCCCGCGGGAGGCCAGGCCGAGGATGGCGCCCATGCCGAGCAGGTGACCGAGGCTGAGGGTGCCGAGCATGGCGCCGTGGCTGAGGCCGCCGAACATGGCGGCGTTGGGCAGCTTCAGGCCCACGTTGGGCTGCTGGATCGTGGCCTTGCCGATGGCGATGGCGATCACATTGCAGATGATCATCACCAGCGCCACTTTGGGCGACCAGGTGATCGTGGCGGGTGCCATGGCCAGGGGCTGGATCAGAAGGGGCGCAAGCATGGAGCACAGGGCGACGCCCCATCTTCCGGGCAGGCGGGCCTCACTCCCACTCCCCTTAAGACTTGTTCATCCCCGTTCAGCGCCGGGCGGCCTGCGTGAAGCCCACCGCCACCAGCAGGTTGGCCAGGGTGAGGAAGGCCTCGGCGCCGCCGTGCAGGGGGTCGACATCCGCCAGCTGCCGGCCCGTGGTCTGCAGGGCCACGATCGAGGCGGCGATCGTCACCGCCACGAACACCAGGGTGAGCTGGAAACCCCGCAGGGCCAGGGGCGGGAACCCCTGCACCCGCCGGGCCAGCCACAGGAAGGCCAGATAGGGCAGCAGCGACAGCACGAACAGGGGCCCCGGGTCGATGGTCCCCAGCCATTGCAGCAGCTCCAGTACGCCGGGGCCGAGGGTCTCAGCCATCGCCGGCGCTCTCGTCCGGGTGGGCGATGCCGGCCTGGCGCCGGACCAGCAGCAGACAGGCCAGGGCCAGCGCCAGGTTGCCGATGGCGGTGAGTCCCGCCTGCAGCACCACCAGGCCGTAGAGGCCCGGGGGATTGTCGTAGAGGTGCCAGGTGCAGGCGCACATGGCGCTCACCAGGGCGGGCAGCATGGCCAGGGCCAGCCAGTTCCAGGCCGGTTCAGCTCGCCGGCGGCCCAGCTGCTGCACCGCCAGCATCGCCACCATCCACTCCAGCACCGAGGTGATGTGGATCCACCAGGTGGGCAGGGAGAGGGCATGCATGGCCGCACTCTATGGAGCGGAAAGGACCCGTGCCGCGCCTGGGTCGATAGGGTGCGGCCATGGCGATCGTGATGGCCAGGGGCCTGCGCAAGACCTTCCGCGTGGCGGACAAGCAGCCTGGCTTCGCCGGCACGATGCGCCACCTGCTGCGGCGGCGCTGGATCGATCTCGAGGCGGTACGGGAGGTGAGTTTCCAGATCGAAGCCGGCGAGGTGGTGGGCTTCCTGGGGGGCAACGGTGCCGGCAAGACCACCACCCTCAAGCTGCTCAGCGGGCTGATCCATCCGAGCGGCGGGGAGCTGCAGGTGGCCGGCCACCGCCCCTTCCGCCGCCAGCGGGCCTTCCTGGAGGCGATCACCCTGGTGATGGGCCAGAAACAGCAGCTGATCTGGGATCTGCCACCGCTCGACTCCCTGCGGGTGAATGCGGCCGTGTACGGCATCGACGACCAGGAGGCCCGCCGCCGCATCGGCGAACTGGCGGAGATGCTGGAACTGGGCGAGGAACTCACCCGGCCGGTGCGCAAGCTCTCCCTCGGGCAGCGGATGAAGGCCGAGCTGCTGGCGGCCCTGCTGCATCGCCCCCGGGTGCTGTTCCTCGACGAACCCACCCTGGGGCTGGATGTGAATGCCCAGGCGCGGGTGCGCCAGTTCCTGGCCGACTACAACCGCCGCACCGGTGCCACGGTGCTGCTCACCAGCCACTACATGGCCGACATCACGGCGCTCTGCCCGCGGGTGCTGCTGATCCACCAGGGCCGGCTCTTCTATGACGGCGCGCTGGCGGCCCTTCGGGAGCGGCTTGCACCCTGGCGGGAGGTGCGCCTGGAACTCGGTCGACCGATCGCAGCCGCCGAGTTGCGGCGCTACGGCGAGATCGAGCAGCTCGACGGCGCTGCGGTACGCCTGCTGATCGGTCGCGAGCGGCTGACGGCCAGCCTCAACCAGCTCCTGGCCACGTTGCCGGTTCTGGATCTGGAGGTACGCGACCCGCCGATCGAGGAGCTGATCGGCAGGCTGTTCCAGCAGGGCAGGCTCGATCCGGTGCCATGAACAGCGGCAGACGCCATGCCTGGAGCGTGCTGGTGGGCTGGCTGCGGCGGCATCGGGTGCTCTGGAGTGTGCAGTTCGCCTACATGGCCGAATACCGGGCGGAGATCCTGCTCTGGGCCCTGTCCGGCGTGCTGCCCTTCATCATGCTGGCGGTGTGGAGCGCCGCCGATGGGCCCGGCCTGGGCCTGGATCCAGCCGCCCTCGGCCGCTATTTCCTCAGCGCCTTTGTGGTGCGCCAGTTCACGGTGGTGTGGGTGGTGTGGCAGTTCGAGGAGGACACCATCCAGGGCCGGCTCTCGCCCTATCTGCTCCAACCCCTGCACCCGTTCTGGCGCTACGTGGCGGCCCACCAGGCGGAACAGGCCACCCGTCTGCCCTTCGTGCTGCTGATTGTGAGTGGCTTCTTCCTGTTGCAGCCGGCCAGCTTCGCCTGGCCCGGCCCGGGACGCCTGCTGCTGGGCCTCCTGGCGGTGGGCCTGGCCTTTGCCCTCAATTTTCTGCTGCAGAGCCTGATTGCATGCCTCTGCTTCTGGAGTGAGCGGGCCACGGCGCTGGAGCGCCTGATCATGATCCCCTACCTGTTTCTCTCCGGGCTGGTGGCGCCCCTGCAGGCCTTCCCCCCTGGGCTGCGCCAGCTGGCCCTGCACACCCCCTTTCCCTACCTGATCGCCTTCCCGGCCGAATTGCTGGCGGGGGAATCGGTGGCCGCCGCCGGTCCGTTCAGTCCCCTGGCCGGCTTTCTCACCATGCTGCTCTGGCTGGCCGTGCTGTTGCCGCTGCTGCTGCTGCTCTGGCGGGCCGGCGTGCGTCGCTACGGCGCGATGGGAGCCTAGGAATGGGGCGCTATCTGCTCAGCCTGCGGCGGTTCTGGGGCACCTCCCTGGCCAGCCAGCTGGAGTATCAGCTCAACGCCCTGATCGAGCTGGTGGCGATGGCGGCCAACCTGGTGGGCAGTGTGCTCGTGTTGTGGCTGTTCTATCGCCAGGGGGTGGCCCTGGGAGGCTGGAGCTGGAACGCCGCCCTGGTGGTGCTGGGGGCCTACACCTGTCTGAACGGCTTCACCAGCACCGTGCTGCAGCCCAATCTCAGCCGCATCGTCACCCACGTGCAGGAGGGCACCCTCGACTTCGTGCTGCTCAAGCCGATCGACAGTCAGTTCTGGCTGTCGCTGCGCAGCTTCAGCCCGGCGGGTCTGCCTGAGGTGGCGCTGGGTCTGGGGCTGATGCTCTGGGCCGCCCGGGCCGATCAGGCAGGCCTTCAGCTCCCCCAGGTGCTGGCCGCGTCGGTGGTGATGCTCGCCGCCGCGGCCACCCTCTATGCCCTCTGGTTCGTGATCGCCACCACGGCCATCTGGTTCGTGAAAACCTGGAACGCCACCGAGGTGCTGCGGGCCGCCCTGAGTGCCGGCCGCTACCCGGTGAGCGCCTTCCCGGCCACGGTGCGGCTGCTGTTCACCCTGGTGCTGCCCGTGGCCTTTCTCACCACCGTGCCCGCGGAAACCCTCCTGGGCCGGGGCAGCACCAGCTGGATCCTGGCCAGCCTGGGCGTGGCGGCCGCCGCCCTGGTGATCAGCCGAGCCTTCTGGCGGCTCGCGCTGCGCTATTACACCTCAGCGTCGAGCTGATCCATGGCCTGTCCCCGCTGCGGCAGTTGGGCCGTGAAGGCCGACCGGTCCCTGGCCGGCCGCATGGTATGCGGCCGCTGCGGCCGTCCCCTGGGCCGGGGCGAGGATGGCGGCACACCCAGCGGTGTGCTGCGCTCGCTGCGCGGGGGCCAGCCCCGCCCCTGGCTGGCCCTGTTGCTGGTGCTGCTCGGGGTCGCCGCTGGCCTGGCCTGGCTGGCGGAGGCCCCGCAGCGGCCCGTCTCCCCTCCTGGCCGGGCGCCCGCCGTCCAGCAGGGCGAGGGCTGATCCCGACTCCCCCATCCCCCAAACCCGATCCCTTGCCCGCTCACCCAGCCGCTCCCCCCTCCCGCCCATGCCGGCCGCTGCTGGTGGGCTACTACGGCGAGCACAACCTCGGCGACGACGCCTTGCTGGACGTGCTGCTGCGCCAGCTGCCGGCGCAGGCTGAGCCGATCGCAACGGCTCGCGACCAGCGGCTGGTGGCCAGGCGATTCGGAGTGGCCTGCGTGGATCGTGGCAGCCTGCCTGAGGTGATGGCTGCCCTGGCTGGCTCCACAGCCCTGATCCTTGGCGGCGGCAGCCTGCTGCAGGACAGCACCAGTTTCCGCAGCCTGCTGTATTACGCCGCCCTGATCCTGCTGGCCCGTGGGCTGGGCAAGCCTGTGCTGCTCTGGGCCCAGGGACTGGGGCCCCTGCGCCGCCGTCGCAGCCGCCTGCTGGTGCGGGCCCTGCTGGCGCAGACCACCGCCTGCAGCTGGCGCGATCCCAGTTCGGCCGCGCTGGCTCGCAGTCTCGGCTGGAGACCCAGGCCATGGCAGTCCGGCGTGGGCAGTGATCCCGTCTGGACGGTGCCGCCCCTGCCCTGGCATGGGCAGGGGGGGCCGCTTCTTCTGTGTTTTCGCCCCACGGCCCAGCTGCAGGGCCAGGCCTGGAGGCCCTGGCTGGACTGCATCGATCGCCTGGCTCCGGAACGGGAGGTGATCTGGGTGCCGTTCCATGCCGGCCAGGATCGCGGCCTACTCGATCAGCTCCGCCAGCAGAACCTGGTTCCTGAGGGTCTCAGCCGCCGCAGCAGGGAGCTGCTGCCGCAGACGCCGACTGAGGCGATGGACCTGTTCGCCGGCAGTGGTCTGGTGCTGGCCATGCGGCTCCATGGCTTGATCCTGGCGGCGGTGAGTGGTGCGCCGGTGGCGGCCCTCAGCTACGACCCCAAAGTGCAGGCTGCGGCCAGCGCCCTGGGCTGTCCCGTGCATGACCTCGCGGAACCGCTCCCCCAGGAGCACCTGGTGGCGGCCTGGCAGGGCTGCCTGGACCAACCGGCGTCAGCCGAACGGCTGGCCCTGCTGCGCCAGGCCGGTGGCCTGCACGCAGAGCTGTTCACTGGGTTGCTGGGCTGAGCTGCAGGTCGTGCAGCCTGGAGAGAACCTCCTGGCTATGGCCACTGGGCCGCACCGCCAGCCAGGTGGATCTCAGGATGCCGTTGGGGTCGATCAGGAACGTGTGACGCTGGGAGAATGGCGCAATCCAGGAGCCATAGGCGCGACTCACCTCGCCGCCAGGATCACTCAGCAAGGGGAAGGCGAGTCCTTCCTCCGAGCAGAAGGAGGCATGGGAATCGGGGTCGTCGGCACTGACGCCGACCACAGCAGCACCTGCGGTCTGGAAGGCCTGCAGGTCGCGCTGAAAACCGCGGGCTTCCAGGGTGCAACCGCCCGTGAAGTCCCTCGGATAGAAGTAGAGCACCAGCCAGCTGCCCCGCAGATCGCTCAGGGAGAGCCTGCCCTGGACCCCAGGCGGCAGCACGCCTGCCAGATCAAATGGGGGGGCGGGCTGGTCGAGATCGGGCAGCGTGCCCCCCAGGGCGACGGCCTTTGCAGGACTGGCCAGCAACACAGGGATAGAAGCACCTGCCGCTGTGAGCGCGGCCTGCAGGAAGCGGCGTCGATCCATCCCCGGTGCGGCGTTCAGATTCGGGCGAGGTTGATGCCCAGTTCCCGGGCATAGGCACCGAGGCCCTTCTTCTGGATGGTCTTGAGGGCACGGGTGGAGACCCGCAGTTTCACGAAGCGGTTGCCCTCGGCCCACCACAGGCGGCGCTCCTGGAGATTCACCTGCTGCAGCTTCTTGGTGCGCACGTGGGAGTGGGACACGGCCATGCCGTTGTTGGCGCGCTTGCCGGTGAGCTGGCAGACCCGGGACATGACCTTCAACCTGATGAATGACAACTGGGCGCCCCGATGGGGACCCGCTCACGCAGTGTATCAATCAGCCCTGGAACGCCAGCTGATCACCAGTCGGAACGCTGCTGCAACAGGGTGGCGATGCGGATCAGGCGGGCACCGCTGCAGCCCAGCTTGATGGCGATGTTGCGCCGATGGGACTCCACCGTGCGCACGGACAGGTCCAGGTCGAGCGCCATGTCCTTGTTGCTCCGGCCTCGCCCAAGACGGTCCAGCACCTGCCGTTCCCTCTGGGTGAGCTGCTTGAGCGCGTCCAGGGGAAGTTCGTCCTCCGGGCGCTCGAGCGGCTCACAGCCGGTGATGGCCACGATTTCCTGGAGCAGGTCGTCGAAGGCCCGGGCCTTGTCGATCACCGCGCAGATCGTGTTCCTCAGCTCGGGAGGCCTCAGGAAGGTGCTGGCGTGGCTGGAGAGCACGATCACCTTGGCCGCCGGGTTGAGCACCTGCAGTGCCTTGGCCACAGTGAGCCCCTCGGCGTCGGGGAGGGCGATGTCGAGGATGAGCAGGTCGGGGCGAATCCTGGAGCAGCAGTCGATGCCTTCAGACGCCGTTGAGGCCGTGCTGACGTCCGCCAGGCCCGGGTGGCCGCGCAACATGGCGACCAGCAGCTCCTGGAACATCAGCTGGTCTTCCACAACCAGTGTCTGAAGACCCATAGGGCGATCTGTGATCAGTTCAGCCAAAGCCGTCTAACATTATGTGTTCTGGTTACAGCTGGGCTGCTGGCCGGTTCCCGCTGGCCGGTGCAGGTTCCCGCTGGCCGGTGCAGTTAGCCGCTGGCCGGATCTGTCGGGTCACAGTCCCCGTTCCATCAGTCGGCCCATCACATCGGCACTGCGTTGCTGGAAGCCGGCCAGTTCGTTGGGCTCCAGTCCCCCCACAGCCAGCCGTGCCAGTTCATAGAGGTGCCTGCTGAGGTCATCAGCCAGCTGCTGGCTGGGGGAACCGGCAGCGGCGCCGCCAGGGGTGGTGATCACCGACCCGGCGGAGAGCCTGAGCAGACCCTCCACGAGGGGGTGCCTGCGGTTCACCACCAGCACGTGATGGTCGGGCAGGCTCGGCAGCCGCTGCTCCATCAGGGCGCCCATGTCGTTGAGGCGGCGCATCTGCTCCGGTAACAGGATCAGGGCGGCCGGGGCGTTGTCGCCCTTGAGTGCCTGCACCTGGATGGTGATCTTGTCGTTGGCCAGGGCCTTCTTGAACAGTTCCCTCACCTTCTCGCTGGCATCCTTGCCATCGGCATCGGCCAGCTCGCTCTCCTTCTCCTGCAGCGACTCATCCAGTTCGCTGTCAACCCGCTGGAACTTGAGATCCTCGTGGCGGTATTCGAGCCAGGGGATGAACTGGGTGTCGATGAAGGTGTCGGCCATCAGCACCTCGGCGCCCTGCCCCTTCCACAGCGCCAGGGCGCCGGCCTGGCCAGCCTCGTCGCTGCAATAGAGAATGCGCTTGCCATTCTCGGTGCTCAGCCGTGAGCGGTAGCCGGCCAGGGTGGTGTAGGCCTTGCCGTTCTCAGCGGGGATGGGATCGAGGCCCTGGCCCTCG encodes:
- the dxs gene encoding 1-deoxy-D-xylulose-5-phosphate synthase: MHLSELTHPNQLHGLSIAELEAVGRQIRERHLEVVSTSGGHLGPGLGVVELTLALYQTLDLDRDKVVWDVGHQAYPHKLITGRYNQFDTLRQQGGVAGYLKRSESRFDHFGAGHASTSISAALGMALARDRRGEDFKCVAVIGDGSLTGGMALEAINHAGHLPHTRLLVVLNDNDMSISPPVGALSTHLNRMRHSRPLQFLQDNAEEAIKHLPFMHGELPPELKNLKESMKRLAVPKLGAVFEELGFTYMGPVDGHDIAGMIRVFHQAHEHDGPVLVHVATTKGKGYPYAEADQVGYHAQSAFDLATGKAYPSSKPKPPSYSKVFGQTLVKLCEQDPTVVGITAAMATGTGLDLLEKALPDQYFDVGIAEQHAVTMAAGMACEGLRPVCAIYSTFLQRAYDQLIHDVGIQNLPVTFVLDRAGIVGADGPTHQGQYDISYLRCVPNFTVMAPKDEGELQRMLVTSIQHDGPCAIRIPRGEGEGVPLMEEGWQPLEIGRGELLTDGDDLLIVAYGSMVVPALATAGLLQEQGVRAAVVNARFLRPLDETLILPLARRIGRVVTMEEGCLAGGFGAAVVETLNDHDVLVPTLRIGIPDVLVDHASPAQSKQALGLTPAQMAERVLERFPARRTLQTSPQPLGV
- the psaK gene encoding photosystem I reaction center subunit PsaK, whose product is MLAPLLIQPLAMAPATITWSPKVALVMIICNVIAIAIGKATIQQPNVGLKLPNAAMFGGLSHGAMLGTLSLGHLLGMGAILGLASRGVV
- a CDS encoding DUF3593 domain-containing protein codes for the protein MAETLGPGVLELLQWLGTIDPGPLFVLSLLPYLAFLWLARRVQGFPPLALRGFQLTLVFVAVTIAASIVALQTTGRQLADVDPLHGGAEAFLTLANLLVAVGFTQAARR
- a CDS encoding DUF2499 domain-containing protein, translated to MHALSLPTWWIHITSVLEWMVAMLAVQQLGRRRAEPAWNWLALAMLPALVSAMCACTWHLYDNPPGLYGLVVLQAGLTAIGNLALALACLLLVRRQAGIAHPDESAGDG
- a CDS encoding ATP-binding cassette domain-containing protein; translation: MAIVMARGLRKTFRVADKQPGFAGTMRHLLRRRWIDLEAVREVSFQIEAGEVVGFLGGNGAGKTTTLKLLSGLIHPSGGELQVAGHRPFRRQRAFLEAITLVMGQKQQLIWDLPPLDSLRVNAAVYGIDDQEARRRIGELAEMLELGEELTRPVRKLSLGQRMKAELLAALLHRPRVLFLDEPTLGLDVNAQARVRQFLADYNRRTGATVLLTSHYMADITALCPRVLLIHQGRLFYDGALAALRERLAPWREVRLELGRPIAAAELRRYGEIEQLDGAAVRLLIGRERLTASLNQLLATLPVLDLEVRDPPIEELIGRLFQQGRLDPVP
- a CDS encoding ABC-2 family transporter protein, with product MAEYRAEILLWALSGVLPFIMLAVWSAADGPGLGLDPAALGRYFLSAFVVRQFTVVWVVWQFEEDTIQGRLSPYLLQPLHPFWRYVAAHQAEQATRLPFVLLIVSGFFLLQPASFAWPGPGRLLLGLLAVGLAFALNFLLQSLIACLCFWSERATALERLIMIPYLFLSGLVAPLQAFPPGLRQLALHTPFPYLIAFPAELLAGESVAAAGPFSPLAGFLTMLLWLAVLLPLLLLLWRAGVRRYGAMGA
- a CDS encoding ABC-2 family transporter protein; this translates as MGRYLLSLRRFWGTSLASQLEYQLNALIELVAMAANLVGSVLVLWLFYRQGVALGGWSWNAALVVLGAYTCLNGFTSTVLQPNLSRIVTHVQEGTLDFVLLKPIDSQFWLSLRSFSPAGLPEVALGLGLMLWAARADQAGLQLPQVLAASVVMLAAAATLYALWFVIATTAIWFVKTWNATEVLRAALSAGRYPVSAFPATVRLLFTLVLPVAFLTTVPAETLLGRGSTSWILASLGVAAAALVISRAFWRLALRYYTSASS
- the csaB gene encoding polysaccharide pyruvyl transferase CsaB produces the protein MRPLRPSPGPGRGWRHTQRCAALAARGPAPPLAGPVAGAARGRRWPGLAGGGPAAARLPSWPGARRPAGRGLIPTPPSPKPDPLPAHPAAPPSRPCRPLLVGYYGEHNLGDDALLDVLLRQLPAQAEPIATARDQRLVARRFGVACVDRGSLPEVMAALAGSTALILGGGSLLQDSTSFRSLLYYAALILLARGLGKPVLLWAQGLGPLRRRRSRLLVRALLAQTTACSWRDPSSAALARSLGWRPRPWQSGVGSDPVWTVPPLPWHGQGGPLLLCFRPTAQLQGQAWRPWLDCIDRLAPEREVIWVPFHAGQDRGLLDQLRQQNLVPEGLSRRSRELLPQTPTEAMDLFAGSGLVLAMRLHGLILAAVSGAPVAALSYDPKVQAAASALGCPVHDLAEPLPQEHLVAAWQGCLDQPASAERLALLRQAGGLHAELFTGLLG
- a CDS encoding peroxiredoxin, whose translation is MDRRRFLQAALTAAGASIPVLLASPAKAVALGGTLPDLDQPAPPFDLAGVLPPGVQGRLSLSDLRGSWLVLYFYPRDFTGGCTLEARGFQRDLQAFQTAGAAVVGVSADDPDSHASFCSEEGLAFPLLSDPGGEVSRAYGSWIAPFSQRHTFLIDPNGILRSTWLAVRPSGHSQEVLSRLHDLQLSPATQ
- the rpmB gene encoding 50S ribosomal protein L28, with protein sequence MSRVCQLTGKRANNGMAVSHSHVRTKKLQQVNLQERRLWWAEGNRFVKLRVSTRALKTIQKKGLGAYARELGINLARI
- a CDS encoding response regulator transcription factor, yielding MFQELLVAMLRGHPGLADVSTASTASEGIDCCSRIRPDLLILDIALPDAEGLTVAKALQVLNPAAKVIVLSSHASTFLRPPELRNTICAVIDKARAFDDLLQEIVAITGCEPLERPEDELPLDALKQLTQRERQVLDRLGRGRSNKDMALDLDLSVRTVESHRRNIAIKLGCSGARLIRIATLLQQRSDW